A genomic window from Silene latifolia isolate original U9 population chromosome Y, ASM4854445v1, whole genome shotgun sequence includes:
- the LOC141632541 gene encoding uncharacterized protein LOC141632541: protein MAKTSEGNPDGDTGKKCEFHSSNTHNTDECHSLRKEFKFHYDQGNLDHLLPRNTTRVNSADQVLPSPPPHCTRTVNVITCGSELCGLTYSAAKRHATRTKGDRPENSCRTNHQNFPSVTFDETDAGSAPEQHHDALIITLPIGNCKVKKILVDTGSSVNLIMMETLKGMGFTKKDLAKKAIPLVGFSGETKHSLGEIIIPTYAGGVNKQVRYLVIDGPSTYNVILGRPCIHEMKAIPSTYHQCLKFPTPWGVQEIRGDQEEAKDCYKVALKPKTGSTYQRLVNMLFKEQIGQTMEVYIDDMVVKSKHASQHHQHLAETFNTLIKYQMKLNPMKCTFELKSPQKPKDVQRLTGRVAALSRFISRSSDRCRLFYDVLRKSQRFEWTDDHEKAFQELKRYLSTPPLMSKPEPGEPTVSAVLVREQEGSQHPVYYISKSLLPAETRYTSLEKLVLALVTASHKFRPYFESHTISVITNYPLKTIMRKPELSGRMAKWSVHLSGYNLKFEPRTTIKSQALAEFVSDFCPALQTQAEQDILNLEEDKGEQVWELHVDGTSNAKGARVGLVLKSPQGDLIVQAERCEFKATNNEAEYEALILGLKLALDLKIRHLQVCSDSKLIVNHVNDCYEARDPRMMAYLDVAKELKIGFVTFNIKQIPKGQNAEADALATLGATFKAGTISTIPIVHVLEPVTLKSQQEAEMVCSTSNGENTPDWRKPYIDWLQNDILPADKKEKSYLWFSRVDVTTPKVATGQTPFSLVFGAEAVIPSEVRVPTHRYGYITEDRNQVEMTSNLDTVDKLRTSAQIRMASYRQTVARSYNKNVKVRTLQVGDLVLRKVFQNTKNQQAGKFAYNWEGPYQVESAVGNGAYRLMTLEGQMVPRSWNITHLKKYFT, encoded by the exons ATGGCCAAAACTTCCGAAGGAAACCCCGACGGGGACACAGGCAAGAAGTGCGAGTTCCACAGCAGCAACACCCACAACACCGATGAATGCCACTCCCTCAGAAAGGAATTCAAATTCCACTATGACCAAGGAAACCTGGATCATCTCCTACCCAGAAACACAACGAGAGTAAACTCAGCAGATCAGGTTCTGCCCTCCCCTCCTCCTCATTGCACTAGAACTGTGAATGTTATTACATGTGGATCGGAGTTGTGTGGGCTGACCTATTCAGCAGCTAAGAGACATGCAACCAGAACTAAAGGAGACAGACCAGAAAACTCCTGCAGGACTAACCACCAGAATTTTCCATCAGTCACCTTTGACGAAACAGACGCAGGGTCTGCTCCAGAACAGCACCATGATGCCCTAATCATCACGCTTCCCATAGGAAATTGCAAGGTGAAAAAGATCCTGGTGGATACCGGAAGCTCCGTCAACTTGATCATGATGGAGACACTCAAAGGAATGGGATTCACCAAAAAAGATTTAGCAAAGAAGGCAATACCCTTGGTTGGTTTCAGTGGCGAAACAAAGCACTCCCTAGGAGAAATCATCATCCCAACCTACGCCGGGGGTGTAAACAAACAGGTAAGGTATCTGGTTATTGATGgaccctctacttacaatgtaatCCTTGGCAGACCCTGTATCCACGAGATGAAAGCAATTCCCTCAACGTACCACCAATGCCTGAAGTTTCCAACACCTTGGGGGGTGCAAGAGATACGTGGGGAccaggaagaagctaaggattgtTACAAGGTGGCTCTGAAGCCAAAAACCG GATCTACCTATCAGAGGCTGGTAAACATGTTGTTTAAAGAGCAAATAGGCCAaactatggaagtatacatagacgatatggtcgtCAAATCGAAGCATGCTTCACAGCACCACCAGCACCTGGCAGAAACTTTCAATACCCTCATAAAATACCAAATGAAGCTGAATCCTATGAAGTGTACCTTTGAA CTGAAGTCACCACAGAAACCGAAAGACGTCCAGCGCCTGACTGGAAGAGTGGCAGCCTTGAgcagattcatatccagatcctcGGACAGATGCAGACTATTTTATGATGTACTCAGAAAGAGCCAAAGATTTGAGTGGACGGATGATCACGAGAAAGCATTTCAGGAGCTGAAGCGTTATCTCAGCACCCCACCTCTCATGTCGAAGCCAGAGCCAGGAGAACCAACAGTCAGTGCAGTACTAGTACGAGAGCAGGAAGGATCACAGCATCCAGTATATTACATCAGTAAGTCTCTACttccggcagagaccaggtacacgtcACTAGAAAAACTTGTCCTTGCACTAGTTACTGCATCCCATAAATTTCGTCCCTACTTCGAGTCTCATACAATTTCTGTGATAACTAATTATCCTCTTAAAACTATCATGAGAAAACCAGAATTGTCAGGAAGAATGGCTAAATGGTCCGTGCACTTGAGCGGTtacaatttgaagtttgaaccccGTACAACCATAAAGTCTCAGGCTCTGGCAGAATTTGTGTCTGACTTCTGCCCAGCACTCCAGACCCAGGCCGAGCAGGATATTCTGAATCTGGAAGAAGATAAAGGAGAGCAAGTATGGGAGCTACATGTGGACGGAACCTCCAACGCCAAAGGAGCAAGAGTAGGACTGGTCCTCAAATCACCCCAGGGAGACCTCATAGTCCAGGCCGAacgatgtgaattcaaagccacaaacaacGAAGCTGAATATGAGGCACTGATCCTGGGTCTGAAGCTGGCTCTGGATCTGAAAATCAGACACCTTCAGGTTTGCAGTGATTCTAAGCTTATAGTTAACCATGTTAATGATTGCTATGAGGCCAGAGATCCCAGGATGATGGCATATCTAGACGTAGCAAAGGAGCTGAAAATCGGATTTGTCACGttcaacatcaagcaaatcccCAAGGGCCAGAATGCAGAAGCAGACGCACTAGCCACCCTCGGGGCAACCTTCAAGGCAGGAACTATCTCCACaataccaattgtccacgtgcTGGAGCCAGTAACACTAAAATCTCAGCAAGAAGCAGAAATGGTGTGCAGCACCAGCAATGGAGAAAATACTCCAGACTGGAGGAAACCATACATAGACTGGCTGCAGAATGATATCTTGCCAgcagataaaaaggag AAGAGCTACCTCTGGTTCTCTCGGGTCGACGTAACCACACCAAAGGTTGCAACGGGACAAactcccttcagcctggtgttcggAGCAGAAGCAGTCATCCCATCCGAAGTTAGGGTCCCAACCCACAGATATGGATACATAACAGAAGATAGGAATCAAGTAGAAATGACAAGCAATCTGGACACGGTAGATAAACTCAGAACCAGCGCCCAGATCAGGATGGCTTCCTACCGACAGACTGTGGCTAGAagctataacaagaatgtgaaggTAAGAACCCTGCAGGTGGGGGATCTGGTCCTGAGAAAAGTCTTCCAGAATACCAAGAACCAGCAAGCAGGAAAATTCGCCTACAACTGGGAGGGGCCATACCAAGTAGAGAGCGCAGTTGGAAATGGAGCTTACCGACTCATGACTTtggaagggcaaatggttcccagatcctggaatatcACCCACTTGAAAAAATATTTCACTTAA